GTGCCGGCATCTTCGTCCTGCCCGGCGTGGCCGCACAGGAGGCGGGGCCGATCGTCGTCCTCTCGTTTATCGTGGGCGGGATGATCGCCATGGTGAACGCGTTCACGGTGAGCGAACTCGGGACGGCGATGCCCAAAGCCGGCGGCGCGTACTACTACATCAACCGCTCGCTCGGGCCGCTGTTCGGCTCGATCTCGGGCATGGGCGACTGGATGGGGCTGGCCTTCGCCAGCGCGTTCTACTGTATCGGCTTCGGCGGCTACCTCGCGGACGTCCTCGAGGGAACCGTTCTGCCCGTTCCCGGCGTCGGCGAGATCGCGCTGCTCCCGACGGTCGCCCTCGGCCCGCTCGTTCTCTCGGACATCCAGATCGGCGCGCTGCTTGCCGGCGTCGCGTTCGTCGGCGTCAACTACATGGGCGCGAAGGAGACCGGCGGCGTGCAGACGGTCATCGTCACGCTCCTGCTGGGCATTCTCACCGTCTTCGCGCTCTTCGGGTTCTTCTCGTTCGACTGGGGGACCGTGATGACAGACGGAAGCGTCGCGCCGCTCGGCTACGGCCAGATCCTGCCGGGGACCGCCCTCGTGTTCGTCTCCTTCCTCGGCTACGCGAAGATCGCGACGATCGGCGAGGAACTGAAGAATCCGGGGCGAAACCTGCCGATCGCGATCATCGGCAGCGTCGCCATCGTCATGGTCATCTACGCGATCCTCGTGGGCCTGATGGTCGGGATCATCCCCTACGACTCCATCAGCGACGAAACGCCGATGTCCCACGCCGCGGGCATCGTCTTCGAGGGGAACCTCGGCGCCGTCGGCATCGCCTCGATCACGATCGCGGCGCTGCTGGCGACCGCCTCGAGCGCGAACGCCTCGATCCTCGCCTCCGCGCGCATTAACTTCGCCATGGGACGGGACAAGATCGTTACCGACTGGCTCAACGAGATTCACCCCCGATTCGCGACGCCGTACCGGTCGATCGCCGTCACCGGCGGGATGATCCTGCTGTTCATCGCCGTTCTGGGTAACGATCTCGAGATTCTCTCGAAGGCCGCGAGCGTCCTCCACCTGATCGTCTACGCGCTCATCAACGTCGCGCTGGTCGTGTTCCGGGAGGCCGACGTGCCCGAGTACGATCCGGACTTTACCGTCCCCTTCTATCCGATCACGCCGATCCTCGGGTTCGTCCTCTCGCTGGGCCTGATCGCGTTCATGGATCGGATCGAGGTCGCGCTGAGCCTGGCGTTCGTCGCCATCGCGGTGATCTGGTACGTCGTCTACGCCCGCCACGAAACCGACCGCGAGGGCGTGTTGAGCAACTACATCCTCTCCCGATCCGAGGAGATGCCCGACGCCGCGGTGACGGCCGCGACCGCCGCGCGTCCCTCCGGCGGCAACGAGTACACGGTCGTCGTGCCGGTGGCGAATCCCCGGACGGAGTCCAACCTGCTCGAACTGGCGAGCGTACTCGCGAAGGCCAACGACGGCGTCGTCCAGGCCGTCCACATCGTCGAAGTGCCGGACCAGACGCCGCTGCAGGAAGGGTCCGAACACATTCAGCGAATCGACGAGGAATCCCAGCAGTTGATGACGCAGGTCCGCGAGGACACGGAAACCCTCGACGTTCCCGTCGACGTGCGAACGATCGTCTCCCACCGCTCGTTCGAGGAAGTCTTCGACGTCGCGCGGCGCGAACGGGCCGATACGGTCGTCATGGGCTGGGGTCCCGGCCGTCCCTGGTCCGCGGGCCGCGTGGAGGGGACGTTCGACGAACTTGCGCACGACCTCCCCTGCGACTTCCTCGTGCTCAACGACCGCGGCCTCGAGACCGACCGCGTGCTGGTACCGACCGCCGGCGGGCCCGACTCCGATCTGAGCGCCGAGGTCGCCCGCCACCTCCGGGATCAGGTCGGCGCCGAGATCACCCTGCTGCACGTCGTCGGAGACGAGTCCGATCGGGCCGACGGCGAGGCGTTCCTGACCGAGTGGGCCGACGACCACGGCCTCGCGGACGCCGCGATCCGCGTCGACGTATCGGGCGACATCGAGGATGCGATCGCCGCGGCGGCCGCCGATCACTCGCTGCTCGTCCTCGGGGCGACCGAGCGCGGCCTGCTCTCGCGACTGCTTCGCGGCTCGCTGGCCTACGACGTCGTGCACGACGTCGACTGTTCGGTCATCATGGCCGAGCGGCCGACCTCGCGGTCGCTGCGGGAGCGACTGTTCGGCTGACGCCGACAGCGGCCGACGACGAACCGCGCTGCCGCTGATTTTCACTGATCGACCCGATCGATTGCGATCAACCCGTCACAAAAGCTAATGGTTCGAGCGTGCGATAGCCCGGTCAGTGTCACCGAACACCGAACTCGAGGAACGGACGCGGCACGAGGTCGCCGACGTCTGGGCGGGCACGGCGGCAGCGTTCGACCTGTACACGCACGGCGAGCATCAGTTCGTCGCGTTCTACGACGCCGATCGAAATATTACGGTCGGCCAGCGTGAGCTCGGGACCGACGATGCGGACGAGGCCGGCGAGTGGACCGTCGCACGACTACCCGAAGACCGCAAGATCGAGTGGGACGCCCACAACTCGCTGGCGCTCGCCGTCGACCGCGAGGACTATCTCCATCTGAGCGGAAATATGCACGTCCACCCGCTGAAGTACTACCGGACGCGGGAGTCGCTCGACGTCACGACGTTCGAGCGGATCGACGAGATGGTCGGCACCGAGGAATCGCAGGTCACCTACCCCCAGTTCTTCCGCGGCCCCGACGACGAGCTCGTGTTCAAGTACCGTGACGGCTACAGCGGCGGCGGGAACTGGCGCTACAACGTCTACGACGAGCGGAACCACAAGTGGAACCGCCTGCTCGAGGCGCCGCTGACCTACGGCGGGGACGCGATGAACGCCTACCCGCACGGGCCGGTTGTCGGTCCCGGCGGGGACTACCACTGCTGCTGGGTCTGGCGCGACCACGGCGGCGCGCAGACGAACCACGACCTCTGCTACGCGCGGAGTCCGGATCTGCGCGAGTGGGAAACCAGCCAGGGCGCCCCGCTCGAGCTCCCCATCGACATCAATTCGGGCGACCTCGTCGACCCGGTGCCGCCCTACGGCGGGATGATCAACAACAACACCAAGATCGGCTTCGACACCGCGGGTCGCGTCGTCATCAGCTACCACAAGTTCGACCACGAGGGGAACACGCAGCTCTATAACGCCCGCGCTGAGGCCGACGGCTGGGAGATCTACCGGACGAGCGACTGGGATTACCGCTGGGCCTTCGGCGGCGGCGGCACCATCCCCTTCGAGATCGAATTCGGCCCGGTCGAACGCGAGGACGGCCGGCTGATCCAGACCTACGACCACGTCGAGTACGGCACCGGCAAGTGGGTGTTGGACGAGGAGATGCTGACGCCGACCGACTGGTACTCGCCGTGGCACACCTACCCCGACGCGCTGCGAGACGTTCGGTCGGACTATCCCGACATGCAGGTCAACTGGGTCGCGGATAGCAGCGACTCGCCCGGCGAGACGCAGTACGCACTCCGCTGGGAGTCCCTCGAGCCGAACCGGGACCGCGAGCGCGAGGAGGCGCCGCCGCCGACGCGGTTGACCGTCCACGAGTTCGAACCGCAGGGATGAGTACCACCTTCGCGGCCGAACCGATAGCGACGGACGGCGATGGGCTGACGACACGACGCGACGATACGACGATTCGATCAGGGTTTGTCGATGACGACCCGAGCGCGCTCCTCGCACGAACAGTTGTTGTGCGAACTGATCGGGTAGGTGTCTCCGTCGGGCCGGATCCACACGGCGTAGACCGTCCGGCACTGCTCGCACATCACGACGCCTTTCTGTCGCTTAGTCGTCATCGTCGATCCCCCTCGATCTCGCGGTTCCCGGAGCCGCCGTCGCTTCCGCGCGATACGATCTCGCCCCCGACCGACGACGCGGGGATCACGGTGACCGGAACCGACGAGTGACGAACGACGGTCTCGGCGACGCTTCCCCGGAGGAGGCGAGCAATTCCGGTCCGGCAGAGACTCCCGATCACGACGTGGTCGACGGCTTCGCGCTCGACGTACTCGAGGATGCCCCGCGTCGCCGAGCCGATCCGTCCCGCCGTTTGGATGCGTTCGTCGCGACGCTCGGCGATTTCGGTCGCGCGCTCGAGTTCGCTCGGCAGTCCGCGGAGGAGTTCGCCCTCCGCGCTCGCGTTCGGATCGCTCGAGGGAGATCGAACGTAGCTGATCGTGGAATCGTCGACGATCGTCAGCGCGGTCACGGCGGCGTCGGGAAACAGTTTGAACGCGGCCTCGAGCGCGCCGCACGAGGGATCGGAGCCGTCGAACGGGACCAGCACTCGGGACGGACCGGTTGCCGGTCGGCGTCGGTCTCGCTGGGAAGGCCGGTTTTGCTCGCCGTTCCGGACCAGTTCCCGCGCGTGCTCCCGTGGGTCGTCGGCGGCGCGCAACGCGTCCGCCGCCGTTGGTTCGTCTTTCGATGCCATGTTACCACTTGGCATTATATTCGACAGGACCGGCGACAAGCGTTGCCTTCAGCGTCGAGCCGCCGAATATCGACGGATCGTTGCAGTGCCACAGTGCAGTCCGCGACATCCGGACGGATCGGCGGTTCGACCTCGAACCGGTGCGCCCGCTCCCCGAGCGTTTTGGTGTTCGACCTCGAAGACGATACCCGCCGACACGGATCGTCCCAGTGCGGCGTCCCAGTCCACCACGACGAAACAATGACCGTCATCGCCGATATCACCGTTCCCGCCGATGCGTTTCCGCTCGGCCGCGTGTTAGAGGACCTGCCGGCGGTCGAAATCGAACTCGAGCGCATCGTCCCCCTCCGAGAGGCCATCATTCCGCTGTTCTGGATCTCCGGCGCCGATCCGGCGGTGATCGAGACTACGCTGCGCGATCACGCCGAGACGGAATCGGTCGAGCAACTCACGGCCGCCGAGGACCGGACGCTGTTCGAGGTCCGCTGGGGCCCCGATATCAACGGTGTAATCCAGGCGCTCATCGACACGCGCGCGAAAATCCTCGAGGCCACCGGGACCGCCGACACCTGGGACTTCCGCCTGCGCTTTTCGTCCCACGAGGACCTGTCCGCGTTCAACATGGCGCTCACTGAGAGCGACGTCCCCGTCACGCTGCGCCACATCTACAACCCCACGCTCCCGGACGAGGGGGACGCGCTGTCGCCCCGACAGCGGGACGCGCTGTTGACGGCGTACCGACAGGGCTACTTCGAGGTCCCCCGACGGACGACGCTCACCGAACTCGCCGACACCGTCGAGGTCAGCGACAGCGCCCTCTCCCAGCGGCTCCGACGGGCGACGAACGCGCTCGTCGAGGACACCATGCTGACGGACGAGGAGCCGCGTTCGTAGCGCCGACCGCAAAACGAAATCTCACGACCGGACTCCTCGGTCCGTACTGGTAACGATTCGATCTCGAACTCGGGACTCGAACTCGAACCTCGAGCGGCGGCGGTCGACGTCAACGGCGGCCGCGGAACCGTTCGGGAACGCATATACGAGCAGGGGGACAATCCTCGGGTAATGAGCGACGGGACCGATCCGGAGACGGCGGGCTGGTTTGCGGACGTGGAGCCGGGCGATACCGGCGCGGCGGCCGAAGCGATACGGGACGGCCGCGCCGACGAGCCGGACGACTGGCCGACCCTCGCCGTTCGCACCGGGGCCGCCGAGTCGGAAGAAGCGTACTACGACCGCCTGAAGGAGGCGACGACCGCCGCAACCCGCGACGCGGTCGCCGAGCGCGAGGGCGCGGACGACCGCCAGCTCGTCCACGCGGTGCGAGCCATGGACGACTGCGAGCGGACGGCCAACGAACTCGCCGAGCGACTCGCCGAGTGGGCTGGAACCGTCGACCCCGACGCGGGAACCGGCGTCGCGTACGCCCGCGAACTGGCGAGTCGCGAGGATCCCGCGCCCGGCGAGGCGGCGCTCGTCTCGCTGGCCGAGCGCGTCGCCGGCCTCGCCGACGAGGCCGACGCCCTCCGGGAGTTCGTCGAGCAGCAGACGCCGACCGTCGCGCCGAACCTCGCGGCGCTGGCCGGCCCCGTCCTCGCGGCCCGGCTGATCTCGCTGGCCGGCGGCCTCGAGGAACTGGCGAAAAAACCCAGCGGCACGATTCAGGTGCTGGGTGCGGAGGACGCGCTCTTTGCCCATCTGCGGGGCCACGCACCCTCCCCCAAGCACGGGATCATCTACATCCACGATGCAGTCCGGGGAACTCACCCCGAGAACCGCGGTTCGGCGGCCCGCGCCGTTGCGGGCAAGCTCGCCATCGCCGCCCGCGTCGACCACTACTCCGGCGAGCGCAAACCGGAACTCGACGCGGAACTCGAGGAGCGTATCGAGACGATTCAAGCCCGCACCGACGGCAGCGGCGGCGGTGGCGATAACGGCGACGGCAACGGGGGTGACGGCGATGACTGACGCGCTCCCCGACGGCGTCGAGCGCCGCGAGTTCGACGGCACTGAGCGCCTTGCGACCCGCGGCGAGCCCGTCTACGGCGAGCCAACCGAGGGCGAGTGGCGCGCCTGGAACCCCGACCGCTCCAAGCTCGGCGCGATGCTCGAGCTGAGCATGGACACCGGCCTCGAGGGCGGCGACGACGAGACGGTCCTCTACCTGGGCGCGGCCAGCGGGACGACGGTCAGCCACGTCGCCGACTTCGCCGGCCCGACTTACGCCGTCGAGTTCGCCGCGCGGCCGGTCCGGGACCTGCTCGAGGCCGTCGCGTCGCGACCGCGGCTGTTCCCGCTGCTCAAGGACGCCCGAAAACCGGAGACGTACGCCCACGTCGTCGAGTCCGACGTCGACGCCATCGTCCAGGACGTCGCGACGAGAGGGCAGGCGCGGGTGGCTCTCGAGAACCGGCGGTTTCTGGCAGACGACGGGCGGTTGCTGCTGGCCGTGAAGGCCCGAAGCGAGGACGTGACTCGAGAACCGGCGGCCGTCTTCGAGGATGTTCGGACGGAACTCGAGGAGGGGTACGAGATTCTCGAGTCCGAACGGCTCGAAGCGTATCACGCCGACCATCTCGGGGTCGTTGCGCGGCCGCGATGACTGTACAGCCGCGGACGGCGGCGCGCGGATCACGTAATCGACCGGTCGTGATCGGCGTCGGTCACGATTCGAAGCGACCGTCCGATCCCGGCTGAACAGCTATCGCATCCGCTCCTAGTAGCGAACGGGAACGAGGGGAGAGTTTCGATCCGCTCCTCTCGTTCGCTTTGATGGCCCTCGTTTACTCGGAGGTCTCGTTCATCTCCTCCTCGAGCGTGATCATCGCGTCGTCGATCACCGGCTCGTCGTCACTCGTGTAGGGGTCGTCGGCCTCGGGGAACTCGTACGTCTCGTTGTCGTTGGTGTCCTGGTGAGCCATCGCGATCAACACCTGGCTCTCCTCGAGGGATTCGTTGAGCTCGACGGACACGTTCTCGTGCTCGCCGGAGTCCAGGAAGGTGGAGTTACCCAGGACTGCTCCGGGCTCGTACTCCGCGGAGAGATTCGTGACGGTCTCGTTCTCGTTTCCGTCGGCGGGCGCGGCCGCGTGAATGACGGCGAAGCCGCCCTCGGGGAGCGTCGTGTTGTTGACCGCGACTGCCGTCCCGTTGGACGTCTGGTTCTCGAACGTCACCGTGGCCGTTTCGGTCTCCGTTTCGTTGTCGGCCGTCTCGTTGTCGGCCGTTTCGTTCTCCGTCTCGTTCTCTTGGATCGTGCCGGCGTCGGTCGCGGCGAACCCGAGCGTCGCCCCCGAGAGGAGGACGAGCGCCGCAACGACTGTGACGCCGATAGTTCTGGCACGTGGCATCGGAATCATCAATGTCACAATTCCACAAAAACCGGATGTTCCGTTCGAGCGTTTCACGAGTAGAAACATCCGAATTCGCCGGACAGGACGCTCGAGGTAAGAGCGCTATTCCCACTGTTAGTCTCGCAATCAGCGGCGTAACAGTGGGTTCTGCTGCGGAGGCGTCTCGAGGAAGGATACGAGATTCTCGAGTCGAAGTGGCTCGAGCGGTACCACGCGGATCACTTAGGGATCGTCGCGCGGCCGCGGTGAGGTATAGAGCGCAGTCTCAGTTGTCCTATTGAAATGCTCTGTCGATGATAGGTTACAGAAGCCGTGCTGAATACAGAGGATGAGTTCAGCACGACGACTTTGTTTGTTTCACGATGAGATCAGCGAACCAGCCGTTGAGTAGATCTGCTTACTTAGCAACTGTAGTCAGCAACGGCCCCACGGAGGGTTATCATCTCTAAATACAATATCCGTCTCACTAGGACGACAGTGGATTTGTATGTCAATACAATCTCCATCTGCACCTCTCATATCTTCTGGAAGAGACAAGTTGGTGATTCGTCCTTCCCCATTCATAGAATACATAATAGTATATTCAACAGGTTCTGTTTCCCATGACTGCTCAATGAGTTCTCTTCCATTACTATCTACCTCGATAGCGTCCTCAAATACTGCACTCCCCGCTCGGTCAAGTCGGACTGTAATAGTGACTGATTCATCCCGCCAATTCTCAATACTAATATTTCCCACTTGAATACCAGATTCAGAACTGAATGCAGTACAGCCCGCAGTAGCTAAAAGAGCAATTGCTCCAAGCACTTGACGGCGCGGGGATGAAGTTGTTTTCATATATACATGTATGATAACTAATTTGCTATAGACTTTCTGTATATGGCCTGTACTGAGCGATCACCACCTTTGCAAAACCGAGTCGAATCTCGTACTACATTCGCGCGCTGGATTCGGCACGCATCATCTGTCATCGGCTAAGGACTTCAACAGACCCGTTTCAGTCTCAGTAACCGCCGGGCAACGCGAAGACGAAGCTCAACAGCGCGAGCGGGATCGTAAAGAGCAGCGCGTACCAGGCGGCGCCGGCGACGAGCAGGCCCCACGTCCGCCAGCCGTAGCCGGTCGGATCCCAGTCGACGCCGAACCGCGGTAGCCCCACTGCGCAGAGGACCGGGAAGCCGACGACGTACAACACGCCCAACTGGAAACAGAGCTTGAGGAAGGCGTTGCTCCAGGCGACTCCGCTCGAGTCGACGAACGCGAGGACGGCCAGGAAGCCGGCGAGGTAGGGGACCGACGCGCCGATGCCGGCGAGCACGTAGGTCGGCACCGTGCTGCCGGCGGGCGGAAGCGACCGAAAGAGCGCTCGCAGTCGGTTCGACAGCAAGAACGGCGCCCACAGAACGGTTGCGACGAGGCCCGGAACCAGCAACAGCGCGCCGAACGCGAGCCAGCGACCGAGTGCAGCGACGAACGCAACGGGGAGGGGCGGAGTCACGGTTCGAACTCACTCGCAGGGTAATTCCGCTCGAGGAACATATTTCGATCGGTGGTCGTCACGCTCGAGACATCGGGCCGACGCGGCCGGCGCCCAAAACGGCCGTCGATCGCCCCGATTGCACGCTTGGGCGAGCGGAAAACCGAAGCCGGCGGTTCGATCCGACTCCAAACCGTATTTACTCCCGGCGGCGAAAGGGTTCCACGATGGAACGCGGGTCGCCGGAATCGTTCACGCGCATGGGCACGCTGGGGATCGAGGAGGAGTGTTTCGTCGTCGACGAGCGCGGTCGACCCACCAGCGGGACCGACGAACTCGTCTACGAGCACGACCCCCCGGAGATCCTCGCGGACCGCCTCGATCACGAACTCTTTAAATTCGTCATCGAAACTCAAACCCCGCTGATTGAGAACCCCGACGACGCCCGCGACGCCTTACTCGAGATCCGCCAGGCGCTGGTTGAACACGCCCAAGAACACGGCTACGAGATCGCCGCCGCCGGCCTCCACCCGCTGGCGAAGTGGCGCGAACTCGAGCACGCCGAGAAACCCCGCTACCGCTCGCAGTTGGACCGAATCCAGTACCCCCAGCACCGGAATACGACCGCAGGCGTCCACGTCCACGTCGGCGTCGACGACGCCGATAAGGCGGTCTGGATCGCCAACGAACTGCGGTGGTACGTGCCGATCATGCTCGCTCTCTCCGCGAACTCGCCGTACTGGAACGGGTTCGACACCGGGCTGCAGTCCGCTCGCGCGAAGATCTTCGAAGGGCTTCCGAACACCGGCATGCCGACCTACTTCGAGGACTTTGCGGCCTTCGACCGGTTCGAGCGCCGGATGCTCGAGACCGGATCGATCAACGATCGGGGCGAACTCTGGTACGACGTGCGCCCGCACACGGCCCACGGGACGGTCGAACTCCGGACGCCGGACGGGCAGGCAAACCCCGACGTCGTGATGGCCTTCGTCGAGTACGCCCACGCGCTCGTCGAGGCGCTGGCCGAGGAGTACGAGGACGGCGCCGCCGGCTACGGTCACGACCACCGACGGGAACTGCTCGACGAACACAAGTGGCGCGCGATCCGCTACGGGCACGACGCCAGCCTGCTCGACCGCGAGATGGAGGATACCGTCGATCTGGGCGAACTCGTCGACCGCGAGTGCGAGCGACTCGGCGTCGACGGCATCAAGCGCGTCTACGAACGCGAAAGCGGCGCGCAGAAACAGCGCCGACTGCTCGAGGAGGAGGGATCGGACGCGCTCTGCGAATCGTTACTGTT
The DNA window shown above is from Halopiger xanaduensis SH-6 and carries:
- a CDS encoding amino acid permease translates to MAETDEELAKDLGLVSALAVGIGTMIGAGIFVLPGVAAQEAGPIVVLSFIVGGMIAMVNAFTVSELGTAMPKAGGAYYYINRSLGPLFGSISGMGDWMGLAFASAFYCIGFGGYLADVLEGTVLPVPGVGEIALLPTVALGPLVLSDIQIGALLAGVAFVGVNYMGAKETGGVQTVIVTLLLGILTVFALFGFFSFDWGTVMTDGSVAPLGYGQILPGTALVFVSFLGYAKIATIGEELKNPGRNLPIAIIGSVAIVMVIYAILVGLMVGIIPYDSISDETPMSHAAGIVFEGNLGAVGIASITIAALLATASSANASILASARINFAMGRDKIVTDWLNEIHPRFATPYRSIAVTGGMILLFIAVLGNDLEILSKAASVLHLIVYALINVALVVFREADVPEYDPDFTVPFYPITPILGFVLSLGLIAFMDRIEVALSLAFVAIAVIWYVVYARHETDREGVLSNYILSRSEEMPDAAVTAATAARPSGGNEYTVVVPVANPRTESNLLELASVLAKANDGVVQAVHIVEVPDQTPLQEGSEHIQRIDEESQQLMTQVREDTETLDVPVDVRTIVSHRSFEEVFDVARRERADTVVMGWGPGRPWSAGRVEGTFDELAHDLPCDFLVLNDRGLETDRVLVPTAGGPDSDLSAEVARHLRDQVGAEITLLHVVGDESDRADGEAFLTEWADDHGLADAAIRVDVSGDIEDAIAAAAADHSLLVLGATERGLLSRLLRGSLAYDVVHDVDCSVIMAERPTSRSLRERLFG
- a CDS encoding NOP5/NOP56 family protein, producing the protein MSDGTDPETAGWFADVEPGDTGAAAEAIRDGRADEPDDWPTLAVRTGAAESEEAYYDRLKEATTAATRDAVAEREGADDRQLVHAVRAMDDCERTANELAERLAEWAGTVDPDAGTGVAYARELASREDPAPGEAALVSLAERVAGLADEADALREFVEQQTPTVAPNLAALAGPVLAARLISLAGGLEELAKKPSGTIQVLGAEDALFAHLRGHAPSPKHGIIYIHDAVRGTHPENRGSAARAVAGKLAIAARVDHYSGERKPELDAELEERIETIQARTDGSGGGGDNGDGNGGDGDD
- a CDS encoding glutamate--cysteine ligase, with amino-acid sequence MERGSPESFTRMGTLGIEEECFVVDERGRPTSGTDELVYEHDPPEILADRLDHELFKFVIETQTPLIENPDDARDALLEIRQALVEHAQEHGYEIAAAGLHPLAKWRELEHAEKPRYRSQLDRIQYPQHRNTTAGVHVHVGVDDADKAVWIANELRWYVPIMLALSANSPYWNGFDTGLQSARAKIFEGLPNTGMPTYFEDFAAFDRFERRMLETGSINDRGELWYDVRPHTAHGTVELRTPDGQANPDVVMAFVEYAHALVEALAEEYEDGAAGYGHDHRRELLDEHKWRAIRYGHDASLLDREMEDTVDLGELVDRECERLGVDGIKRVYERESGAQKQRRLLEEEGSDALCESLLLQVD
- a CDS encoding DUF7282 domain-containing protein, producing MIPMPRARTIGVTVVAALVLLSGATLGFAATDAGTIQENETENETADNETADNETETETATVTFENQTSNGTAVAVNNTTLPEGGFAVIHAAAPADGNENETVTNLSAEYEPGAVLGNSTFLDSGEHENVSVELNESLEESQVLIAMAHQDTNDNETYEFPEADDPYTSDDEPVIDDAMITLEEEMNETSE
- a CDS encoding fibrillarin-like rRNA/tRNA 2'-O-methyltransferase, yielding MTDALPDGVERREFDGTERLATRGEPVYGEPTEGEWRAWNPDRSKLGAMLELSMDTGLEGGDDETVLYLGAASGTTVSHVADFAGPTYAVEFAARPVRDLLEAVASRPRLFPLLKDARKPETYAHVVESDVDAIVQDVATRGQARVALENRRFLADDGRLLLAVKARSEDVTREPAAVFEDVRTELEEGYEILESERLEAYHADHLGVVARPR
- a CDS encoding BNR repeat-containing protein — translated: MSPNTELEERTRHEVADVWAGTAAAFDLYTHGEHQFVAFYDADRNITVGQRELGTDDADEAGEWTVARLPEDRKIEWDAHNSLALAVDREDYLHLSGNMHVHPLKYYRTRESLDVTTFERIDEMVGTEESQVTYPQFFRGPDDELVFKYRDGYSGGGNWRYNVYDERNHKWNRLLEAPLTYGGDAMNAYPHGPVVGPGGDYHCCWVWRDHGGAQTNHDLCYARSPDLREWETSQGAPLELPIDINSGDLVDPVPPYGGMINNNTKIGFDTAGRVVISYHKFDHEGNTQLYNARAEADGWEIYRTSDWDYRWAFGGGGTIPFEIEFGPVEREDGRLIQTYDHVEYGTGKWVLDEEMLTPTDWYSPWHTYPDALRDVRSDYPDMQVNWVADSSDSPGETQYALRWESLEPNRDREREEAPPPTRLTVHEFEPQG
- a CDS encoding helix-turn-helix domain-containing protein produces the protein MTVIADITVPADAFPLGRVLEDLPAVEIELERIVPLREAIIPLFWISGADPAVIETTLRDHAETESVEQLTAAEDRTLFEVRWGPDINGVIQALIDTRAKILEATGTADTWDFRLRFSSHEDLSAFNMALTESDVPVTLRHIYNPTLPDEGDALSPRQRDALLTAYRQGYFEVPRRTTLTELADTVEVSDSALSQRLRRATNALVEDTMLTDEEPRS
- a CDS encoding universal stress protein, which codes for MASKDEPTAADALRAADDPREHARELVRNGEQNRPSQRDRRRPATGPSRVLVPFDGSDPSCGALEAAFKLFPDAAVTALTIVDDSTISYVRSPSSDPNASAEGELLRGLPSELERATEIAERRDERIQTAGRIGSATRGILEYVEREAVDHVVIGSLCRTGIARLLRGSVAETVVRHSSVPVTVIPASSVGGEIVSRGSDGGSGNREIEGDRR